The following proteins are encoded in a genomic region of Roseinatronobacter sp. S2:
- a CDS encoding MurR/RpiR family transcriptional regulator: protein MLKNLLAEHDLRLTNKEQRISRILLANYPAAGLSTVADLAANAGVSIPTVLRFINKLGFSGYAAFQKSLIDEIGETLNSPLSLFKDQGQQAKHSLYQAHMQMLALSLGQAQANYVERDFEGIVDLLADERSVIHFLGGRFSAVLATRMAQHLAQLRAGVHLLEPGSPTLPDTLVDYDSRVTLVVFDFRRYQPETIRFARLAAQRRVRLVLFTDRWRSPIASFADKTLVSPVESETLFDSWIPAIAQTEALVAAVAARNPDRARERLSAIEAMRQAYAARDQSDATSGQSNDEA from the coding sequence GTGCTGAAGAACCTGCTTGCCGAACATGATCTGCGCCTGACCAACAAGGAACAACGGATAAGCCGCATATTGCTTGCGAATTATCCGGCAGCCGGACTTTCAACCGTGGCCGATCTTGCTGCCAATGCGGGAGTCAGCATTCCGACGGTGCTTCGGTTTATCAATAAATTGGGATTCAGCGGATACGCCGCATTTCAGAAATCCCTGATTGACGAAATCGGGGAAACCCTGAACTCTCCTCTGTCTTTGTTCAAGGATCAGGGCCAGCAAGCGAAGCATTCACTGTATCAAGCGCATATGCAGATGCTTGCCCTGTCACTGGGTCAAGCACAGGCCAATTATGTGGAACGGGATTTTGAAGGGATCGTGGATCTGCTGGCCGATGAACGCAGCGTGATCCACTTTTTGGGCGGGCGGTTCAGCGCGGTTCTGGCGACCCGCATGGCGCAGCATCTGGCGCAGCTTCGTGCGGGGGTTCATCTGCTTGAACCGGGTTCCCCGACCCTGCCTGATACACTTGTGGACTATGACAGCCGCGTGACATTGGTTGTTTTTGATTTCCGGCGCTATCAACCCGAAACCATCCGTTTTGCACGTCTGGCGGCACAACGGCGCGTGCGGCTTGTCTTGTTCACTGATCGCTGGCGTTCGCCGATTGCCAGCTTTGCAGACAAGACATTGGTATCACCGGTAGAATCCGAAACCCTATTTGATTCATGGATTCCGGCCATTGCACAGACCGAGGCACTGGTTGCCGCCGTCGCAGCGCGCAATCCTGATCGCGCGCGTGAAAGGCTTTCTGCAA
- a CDS encoding ABC transporter substrate-binding protein produces MDPYIVEEVFTSGFLGNVYEGLIRRDSDLAIQPALAESWELLSPTHWRFHLRQGVVFHDGTPFTADDVVFSAERVRSGDSNFKNRLAADTEVVAVDDYTVDFITSEPNPILHYTWANWYIMSRSWAEAKNVGNPNRASQEESYATLHGNGTGPFRLVTREPGVRTILEASENWWGADEYPTNLTRVEYTPVPNAATRVAALLSEQLDLVFPVSTQDIARVEATPGARIEAGPEVRTMYLTMNQWKDTLPGHNVEGENPLKDRRVREALYRAIDIEAIRDRIMRGRATPAALMVAPGVNGYSDDFERYPFDPEAARALLAEAGYPDGFGMTYQCSNDMYVNDEAICLAIANMLSRVGIDLQTNVHARAQYLEAIMPPAMDFGLAMLGTTPASLDSHIALYSLHMCPRVSADAPIWDPETRSEIVAGKSNFGGYCNPEIDALADAILTETDEDARAALIHQAWTITTQDVAYIPLHQSWGAWGLREDISVELRSDNIFDWRYVVIDR; encoded by the coding sequence ATGGACCCCTACATCGTGGAAGAAGTCTTTACGTCGGGTTTTCTGGGGAATGTCTACGAGGGGCTGATCCGGCGCGACTCTGACCTGGCGATCCAGCCTGCTCTTGCAGAAAGCTGGGAATTGCTGTCCCCGACACATTGGCGGTTTCATCTGCGGCAAGGGGTCGTCTTTCATGATGGCACACCTTTTACAGCGGATGACGTGGTGTTTAGCGCCGAACGCGTGCGGTCCGGGGATTCCAATTTCAAGAACAGGCTTGCGGCAGATACCGAAGTCGTCGCGGTGGATGATTACACGGTTGACTTTATCACCAGCGAACCCAATCCAATCCTGCATTATACATGGGCAAACTGGTATATAATGTCGCGCAGCTGGGCCGAGGCGAAGAATGTTGGCAACCCGAACCGCGCAAGTCAGGAAGAAAGTTATGCCACACTACATGGCAACGGCACTGGGCCTTTTCGGCTGGTAACCCGCGAGCCTGGTGTTCGCACAATTCTTGAAGCAAGCGAGAATTGGTGGGGCGCTGATGAATACCCGACAAATCTGACGCGGGTTGAATATACACCTGTTCCCAATGCAGCCACGCGTGTTGCGGCGTTGCTGTCGGAACAACTGGATCTGGTTTTCCCCGTATCCACACAGGACATCGCCCGCGTCGAGGCGACGCCTGGTGCCCGGATCGAGGCCGGCCCCGAAGTGCGCACCATGTATCTTACTATGAACCAGTGGAAAGATACGTTGCCGGGACATAACGTCGAGGGGGAAAACCCGCTAAAGGACCGGCGCGTGCGCGAGGCCCTGTATCGTGCCATTGATATTGAAGCGATCCGTGATCGTATCATGCGCGGGCGTGCCACTCCGGCGGCGTTGATGGTGGCGCCGGGCGTGAACGGTTATTCGGATGATTTTGAACGTTACCCCTTCGACCCTGAGGCCGCCCGCGCCTTGCTGGCCGAAGCCGGGTATCCTGACGGTTTTGGCATGACCTATCAGTGTTCGAATGACATGTATGTGAATGACGAGGCAATCTGTCTTGCGATTGCCAATATGCTATCACGCGTAGGTATTGATCTTCAGACCAATGTGCATGCGCGCGCGCAATACCTTGAAGCGATCATGCCGCCTGCAATGGATTTCGGCCTTGCCATGCTGGGCACAACACCAGCCAGCCTTGACAGCCATATCGCGCTTTATTCGCTGCATATGTGCCCGCGTGTGTCGGCAGATGCCCCGATCTGGGACCCGGAAACCCGCAGCGAGATCGTTGCCGGAAAATCCAACTTCGGCGGGTATTGCAACCCCGAGATTGACGCGCTTGCCGACGCAATCCTGACCGAGACGGATGAGGACGCGCGCGCGGCCCTGATACATCAGGCCTGGACGATCACAACGCAGGATGTTGCCTATATTCCGTTGCACCAATCCTGGGGCGCATGGGGACTGCGTGAAGATATAAGCGTGGAATTGCGTTCGGATAATATTTTCGACTGGCGCTATGTCGTTATCGACAGATAG
- a CDS encoding ABC transporter permease: MIRFLIQRLMQAATVLIVVALLAFVMFRFAGDPVAQLISEDTSFEDQAALRAAMGLDDPLALQFVQFIGRALQGNFGLSYQMGQPVASLLADRLPASIELSLVAFALALIVGIPMGVYSGLRPDHWLSRVFMIVSLAGISLPTFLIGIMLILVFGVELGAFPTFGRGATVDLGWWTTGLLTFSGWHSILLPAVTLGLFQMTFIMRLVRAEMLEVLRADYIKFARARGVSRHRIHFSHALKNTLVPVMTIAGLQLGSIIAFGIVTESVFQWPGVGLLFIQAISTVDIPIMSTYLLLVAMIFVTINLIVDLLYFLVDPRLRVSNKT; the protein is encoded by the coding sequence ATGATCCGTTTCCTAATCCAGCGCCTAATGCAGGCCGCGACCGTTCTGATTGTTGTCGCATTATTAGCATTTGTCATGTTCCGCTTTGCTGGTGATCCGGTCGCACAGTTGATCAGCGAGGACACGAGTTTCGAGGATCAAGCAGCCCTGCGCGCAGCGATGGGGCTGGATGACCCTTTGGCATTGCAGTTTGTTCAATTCATCGGACGCGCGTTACAGGGTAACTTTGGCCTGTCCTACCAGATGGGACAGCCGGTCGCGTCGTTGCTGGCAGACCGTCTTCCCGCATCCATTGAATTGAGTCTGGTCGCTTTTGCACTGGCGCTGATAGTTGGCATTCCGATGGGGGTGTATTCAGGATTACGGCCGGATCACTGGCTGTCGCGGGTATTTATGATTGTATCCCTGGCAGGCATATCGCTTCCGACATTCCTGATCGGGATTATGCTGATTCTTGTGTTCGGGGTGGAACTTGGCGCATTCCCGACATTCGGACGCGGTGCAACTGTTGATCTGGGGTGGTGGACCACTGGTCTGCTAACTTTCTCGGGGTGGCATTCCATCTTGCTGCCAGCAGTGACGCTGGGCCTGTTTCAGATGACTTTTATCATGCGGCTGGTGCGCGCTGAAATGCTGGAAGTGCTGCGCGCCGATTACATCAAATTTGCCCGCGCACGGGGTGTGTCCCGGCACCGTATTCATTTCAGTCATGCGCTGAAAAATACGCTTGTGCCGGTTATGACGATTGCGGGCCTGCAACTGGGGTCAATCATTGCCTTCGGTATCGTGACCGAAAGCGTTTTCCAATGGCCGGGTGTCGGACTGTTGTTCATACAGGCGATCTCCACGGTCGATATTCCGATCATGTCCACCTACTTGCTGCTGGTCGCCATGATCTTCGTGACGATCAACCTGATCGTCGATCTGTTGTATTTTCTCGTTGATCCGCGTCTGCGGGTCTCGAACAAGACATGA
- a CDS encoding ABC transporter permease, with amino-acid sequence MNPDRHPSLVMRLIDSDAGYKFRKSPVTILAAICAVVMIGAAIFAPLIAPTNPFDRASIDLMNSLMPPAWQSGGDMAFLLGTDDQGRDMLSAILYGTRTSVMVGAISVVLAVSLGLLLGLLAGYVGGLTDTLIMRIVDIQMTFPAIMVALLIDGVTRIFLPRDQHEHLAVFVIILAMALSIWPQVARTVRASTMVEKSREYVQAAQVIGRGPAIIMARHILPNVMGPVLVIATINLGVAILGEATLSFLGLGVPAGEPSLGTLIRIGNNFIFSGERWMLIYPGLALALLVLSVNLLGDWLRDVLDPKLR; translated from the coding sequence ATGAACCCTGACAGGCACCCCTCCCTTGTAATGCGGCTTATTGACAGTGATGCGGGATATAAGTTCCGCAAGTCACCTGTGACAATTCTGGCCGCGATCTGCGCTGTGGTGATGATTGGCGCAGCCATCTTCGCGCCGCTTATCGCCCCCACAAACCCGTTCGACCGCGCATCTATCGACCTGATGAACTCGCTTATGCCGCCCGCATGGCAAAGCGGGGGTGATATGGCATTTCTGCTGGGAACGGATGATCAGGGGCGCGACATGCTGTCGGCCATCCTTTACGGCACGCGCACATCGGTCATGGTCGGTGCAATCTCTGTGGTTCTGGCGGTCAGCCTTGGCCTGCTGCTGGGGCTGTTGGCCGGGTATGTGGGCGGGCTGACGGATACCCTGATCATGCGGATCGTTGATATCCAGATGACCTTTCCCGCGATTATGGTTGCCCTGCTGATTGACGGGGTGACGCGCATCTTCCTGCCGCGCGATCAGCATGAGCATCTGGCGGTCTTCGTCATCATCCTTGCCATGGCGCTGTCGATCTGGCCACAGGTGGCGCGCACAGTGCGCGCGTCGACCATGGTTGAAAAAAGCCGCGAATATGTGCAGGCCGCACAGGTTATCGGGCGCGGTCCGGCAATTATTATGGCGCGCCACATTCTGCCCAATGTCATGGGGCCAGTGCTGGTCATTGCAACAATAAATCTGGGCGTAGCGATCCTGGGCGAGGCAACGCTTAGTTTTCTTGGCTTGGGTGTGCCCGCAGGCGAGCCGTCACTGGGCACGCTGATCCGCATAGGCAATAATTTTATCTTTTCGGGCGAACGCTGGATGTTGATTTATCCGGGGCTGGCACTGGCGCTGCTGGTGCTGTCGGTCAACCTTCTTGGTGACTGGTTGCGCGATGTCCTTGACCCCAAGTTACGCTGA
- a CDS encoding ABC transporter ATP-binding protein, translating to MTLLSIKNLTVEYPGRKGTFTAVDDVSLDVAPGEILGLVGESGAGKSTIGTALMGLLDAPGRVASGQILLDGEDTSRIPHLLGRRISMIFQDPLTSLNPLFTVEQQLTETIRSHRKMPQSQARTEAIALLASVGIADPETRIDQYPHQFSGGMRQRVVIALALCSDPDLIIADEPTTALDVSVQAQVLNLIRDLAISRKLGVILVTHDMGVIAQTADRVAVMYRGRLVEIGPTRQVIDNPSHDYTKSLIAAVPRADIKLDRFPRVAYGTDPQGDSGEVSVSGQWLRKTDGIHARGAGPLVSVRDLSIRFQTVGAILPRNRRYIDAVKDVSFDVHHGEVLGLVGESGSGKSTVARMLAGIYRPGGGSIHFDGQDIGAVRSRREQQAIRRQVQMIFQDPYSSLNPRMRVAQIVAEPIHHNRLTSSANETRNIVNDLLEVVGLGAQAGRKFPHEFSGGQRQRISIARALATRPRFLICDEPTSALDVSIQAQILNLLKDLRDILDLTVLFISHDLPVVRQMCDRVAVMRLGQICELRETDALFENPQAPYTQELVNLIPRM from the coding sequence ATGACCCTTTTGTCGATCAAGAATCTGACTGTTGAATATCCGGGCCGCAAGGGGACATTCACCGCAGTTGACGATGTGTCGCTGGACGTTGCGCCCGGTGAAATTCTGGGGCTTGTGGGTGAATCCGGGGCGGGCAAGTCAACCATCGGCACAGCTTTGATGGGATTGCTGGATGCGCCGGGCCGTGTGGCCAGCGGGCAGATATTGCTGGATGGTGAAGATACGTCGCGCATTCCACATCTGCTTGGTCGCCGGATTTCGATGATTTTTCAAGATCCACTGACCAGCCTGAACCCGCTGTTCACGGTTGAACAACAACTGACTGAAACAATCCGGTCTCACCGCAAGATGCCGCAATCACAGGCCCGCACAGAGGCGATTGCCTTGCTTGCCTCTGTCGGGATCGCGGACCCTGAAACGCGGATCGACCAATATCCGCATCAGTTCTCGGGTGGTATGCGCCAGCGCGTGGTGATTGCGCTGGCGCTGTGTTCAGACCCTGATCTGATTATCGCTGATGAACCCACAACCGCGCTGGACGTATCGGTTCAGGCACAAGTGCTAAATCTGATCCGCGATCTTGCCATCAGCCGCAAACTGGGTGTTATCCTTGTGACCCATGATATGGGCGTGATTGCACAGACTGCCGACAGGGTTGCGGTGATGTATCGGGGGCGGCTGGTTGAAATCGGCCCCACACGGCAGGTGATCGACAACCCGTCGCATGACTACACCAAAAGCCTGATCGCCGCAGTGCCGCGGGCAGATATCAAGCTGGACCGATTTCCGCGGGTGGCCTATGGCACTGATCCGCAGGGCGACAGCGGTGAAGTGTCGGTTTCAGGGCAATGGCTGCGCAAAACCGATGGGATTCACGCGCGTGGTGCCGGGCCGTTGGTGTCGGTGCGTGACCTAAGTATCCGTTTCCAGACTGTCGGGGCGATCCTGCCACGAAACCGCCGCTATATCGACGCGGTAAAAGATGTCAGCTTCGACGTTCACCACGGCGAGGTGTTGGGGCTGGTTGGTGAATCCGGCAGCGGCAAATCGACAGTGGCGCGAATGCTTGCGGGCATCTACCGGCCCGGCGGTGGGTCAATCCATTTCGACGGGCAGGATATCGGTGCCGTGCGGTCACGGCGTGAACAGCAAGCCATCCGGCGTCAAGTCCAGATGATCTTTCAAGACCCGTATTCTTCGCTGAACCCGCGTATGCGCGTCGCACAGATTGTGGCAGAGCCTATTCATCATAATCGTCTGACAAGCAGCGCGAATGAGACACGGAATATCGTCAATGACCTGCTGGAGGTGGTGGGCTTGGGTGCACAGGCCGGGCGCAAATTTCCACATGAATTCTCAGGTGGCCAGCGGCAACGTATTTCTATTGCCCGCGCACTGGCCACCCGCCCCCGGTTTCTGATCTGCGATGAGCCAACGTCTGCGCTGGATGTATCCATTCAGGCGCAAATTCTTAATTTGCTAAAGGATCTGCGGGATATTCTGGATCTTACGGTGCTGTTTATCAGCCACGACCTGCCAGTGGTGCGGCAGATGTGCGACCGCGTTGCTGTGATGCGCCTTGGCCAGATTTGCGAATTGCGCGAGACAGACGCCCTTTTCGAAAACCCTCAGGCACCCTATACACAGGAACTCGTCAACTTGATTCCGCGTATGTAA
- a CDS encoding NAD(P)-dependent oxidoreductase has translation MVNLSDATRNIINPETISLMKPTSIVVNLSRGEVIDQDALIAALNDGRIAGAGLGVTVSEPLPAGHPLWDATNVLITPHFSPPVADRRERSVDIIIQNLGRYRSGQPMLNQLMRDGIWTPEKT, from the coding sequence TTGGTCAACCTGTCGGATGCAACCCGAAACATCATAAATCCGGAAACCATTTCCTTGATGAAGCCGACATCCATTGTCGTCAATCTGTCCAGAGGCGAGGTCATTGATCAGGATGCGCTTATTGCCGCACTCAATGACGGCAGGATTGCGGGCGCAGGTCTTGGTGTCACAGTTTCTGAACCCCTGCCGGCCGGGCATCCGCTTTGGGATGCAACGAATGTCCTGATCACCCCGCATTTTTCACCGCCTGTCGCTGACCGGCGCGAACGGTCCGTAGACATCATAATTCAAAATCTGGGGCGGTATCGGTCAGGGCAACCCATGCTGAACCAGCTTATGCGGGACGGCATCTGGACGCCTGAGAAAACCTGA
- a CDS encoding SMC-Scp complex subunit ScpB, which yields MAKKRAPEFDRARSDLPPELRWSDWMKRIEAALLASARPVARDDLARVVGQGMLVDMLPEDVSADLETRPYEIVKSGDGWLLRTRAAHAPAIRAVADIADHALDLSDHDAAVLATIAYYQPVSRDGLKALFGKDISRDLMGRLSARGLLFTGIFFGRSIATAAFWGIRGC from the coding sequence ATGGCAAAAAAGCGCGCCCCCGAATTTGACCGTGCCCGGTCCGACCTGCCGCCAGAGCTGCGCTGGAGCGATTGGATGAAGCGCATCGAGGCCGCGCTGCTCGCAAGTGCGCGGCCCGTTGCACGCGACGATCTGGCCCGCGTGGTGGGGCAAGGGATGTTAGTCGATATGCTGCCTGAAGACGTTTCGGCAGATCTGGAAACCCGCCCCTACGAGATTGTCAAATCGGGTGACGGGTGGCTGCTGCGCACGCGCGCCGCCCACGCGCCTGCCATTCGTGCAGTAGCCGATATCGCGGATCATGCGCTGGACCTGAGCGACCATGATGCCGCAGTTTTGGCCACAATCGCTTACTATCAACCGGTCAGTCGGGATGGGCTGAAAGCTCTCTTCGGTAAAGATATCAGCCGTGATCTGATGGGGCGGCTGTCCGCGCGTGGCCTTCTGTTCACTGGAATTTTCTTTGGAAGGTCCATCGCCACTGCAGCTTTCTGGGGCATTAGGGGTTGCTGA
- a CDS encoding TRAP transporter large permease subunit: MGLPTTAAYVLVSAVLAPAMTTVGVDPLAAHMFVFYFATLSVITPPVLRRGFCGCGHCRHKLAACRH; the protein is encoded by the coding sequence ATGGGTCTGCCAACAACTGCGGCCTATGTGCTGGTGTCGGCAGTTCTTGCGCCTGCCATGACAACGGTGGGTGTGGACCCATTGGCCGCGCATATGTTCGTGTTCTATTTCGCAACATTATCAGTCATCACGCCCCCTGTTTTGCGTCGCGGTTTTTGTGGGTGCGGACATTGCAGGCACAAACTGGCTGCCTGCCGCCATTGA